One Phragmites australis chromosome 23, lpPhrAust1.1, whole genome shotgun sequence DNA window includes the following coding sequences:
- the LOC133906170 gene encoding WEB family protein At5g55860-like has product MGTKARPPPTDAEKAEIGEIDTRAPFESVKAAVSLFGEVRSSSDKAVRKPKAPQAERVLAKESELHLAQKELNKYKEQLSNAETTRVQALSELEKAKKTVEELTAKLDAINKSKDLAIQATEDAKTRTKQLEGGSTNEGLGTDGPLKQELESAREQYAVALGDLDAAKQELRKLKKDFETSLNMRLSAAQQEEESLHSTEANKETANQLRNEIAEIQESLMHVKAATEQAHEEESQILAEKDVARKTYKQALEETQKKLSSLKNDFDPAAYDSLKEKLDQTNSEIASMQKKIEDARGQDLEAVAVVSTELDDAKEMLQKVAEEESSLRSLVESLKVELVAAKQEHNLLKEKDTETESIVGDLHVKLQKCKSELEAAVAAESKATSASDDLMLALQQLSSESKNALKEAEMMQRSAAELRDEAEKARVELVEAEQKLQLALKEAEEAKAAEARALDQIKQLSDRASAARASTSETGAKITISKEEFDSLSRKVEESEKLSEMKVVAAMAQVEAVRASENEAIKKLESARKEMEDMELATEEALKKAEMAEAAKKAVEGELKRWREKEQKKTAEAQPSTEAQEHATGSPPVQKASAGKATEKNEGHQRNSRTLLRKSFMLPNITSMFHKKKSHADSSSPSYIPGEKSV; this is encoded by the exons ATGGGTACAAAAGCTCGCCCACCGCCTACTGATGCAGAAAAAGCGGAGATTGGAGAAATAGACACAAGAGCTCCGTTTGAATCTGTTAAAGCTGCAGTGAGTTTATTTGGTGAGGTTAGGTCTTCATCTGACAAAGCTGTGAGAAAGCCCAAGGCTCCTCAAGCAGAG AGGGTGTTAGCTAAGGAGTCAGAGCTGCACTTAGCTCAGAAAGAGTTGAATAAATACAAGGAACAGCTGAGTAATGCTGAGACAACCAGAGTACAGGCCCTCTCTGAGCTAGAGAAAGCTAAAAAAACCGTTGAGGAGCTAACAGCTAAGCTGGATGCAATCAACAAGTCTAAAGATCTGGCCATTCAGGCAACAGAGGATGCAAAGACTCGAACCAAGCAGCTTGAAGGTGGCAGCACGAATGAAGGTCTTGGAACAGATGGTCCTCTGAAGCAGGAACTGGAGAGTGCAAGGGAGCAGTATGCTGTTGCTTTGGGGGACCTTGATGCAGCAAAACAAGAGCTTAgaaagctcaagaaggatttTGAAACCTCGTTGAATATGAGGTTGTCTGCTGCCCAGCAGGAAGAGGAATCATTGCACTCAACTGAAGCCAACAAGGAAACGGCTAATCAACTTCGTAATGAGATTGCAGAAATTCAAGAGTCGCTTATGCACGTTAAGGCAGCTACAGAACAGGCACACGAAGAGGAATCACAAATCCTTGCTGAGAAGGATGTTGCTAGGAAAACATACAAACAAGCTTTGGAAGAAACACAGAAGAAATTGTCATCTTTGAAAAATGATTTTGATCCTGCTGCTTATGACAGTCTCAAAGAAAAGCTAGACCAAACCAATTCTGAGATTGCATCTATGCAGAAAAAGATAGAAGATGCTCGGGGTCAGGATTTAGAGGCTGTGGCTGTTGTCAGCACAGAGTTGGACGACGCTAAGGAAATGTTGCAGAAAGTAGCAGAGGAGGAAAGTTCTCTTCGGAGTTTGGTGGAATCACTGAAAGTGGAGTTAGTAGCTGCAAAGCAGGAGCACAATCTGCTCAAAGAGAAGGATACGGAAACGGAATCCATTGTTGGAGATCTACATGTCAAGCTTCAGAAATGCAAATCTGAGCTTGAGGCAGCTGTAGCTGCTGAATCAAAAGCTACATCGGCTTCTGATGACTTGATGTTGGCCCTTCAACAGCTGTCTTCTGAGTCAAAGAATGCCCTGAAGGAAGCTGAGATGATGCAGAGGAGTGCTGCAGAGCTAAGAGATGAAGCTGAAAAAGCTCGGGTTGAATTAGTAGAAGCTGAGCAAAAGTTGCAGCTGGCTTTGAAGGAAGCAGAAGAGGCAAAGGCAGCTGAAGCAAGGGCCCTTGATCAGATCAAGCAACTATCAGACAGAGCAAGTGCCGCTCGGGCCTCAACTTCAGAAACTGGAGCAAAGATCACAATCTCAAAAGAGGAGTTTGATTCTCTTAGCCGAAAGGTGGAGGAGTCAGAGAAGTTGAGTGAAATGAAAGTTGTTGCTGCTATGGCTCAAGTGGAAGCCGTCAGAGCCAGTGAGAACGAGGCAATTAAGAAATTGGAATCCGCccggaaggagatggaggacaTGGAATTGGCAACAGAGGAGGCACTAAAGAAGGCAGAGATGGCTGAAGCAGCAAAAAAAGCTGTAGAAGGCGAGCTTAAGAGGTggcgagagaaggagcagaaGAAAACTGCGGAGGCTCAGCCTTCCACAGAAGCACAAGAACATGCAACTGGATCTCCGCCTGTACAGAAGGCTTCTGCTGGGAAAGCCACTGAGAAGAACGAGGGGCATCAGAGGAACAGTAGAACGTTATTGAGGAAGAGCTTTATGCTGCCAAACATCACAAGCATGTTCCATAAGAAGAAGAGTCATGCTGACAGCAGTTCACCGTCGTACATTCCCGGGGAAAAATCCGTGTAA